TGGGCAGACGGTGCTTATCCTGAGTTACGGCACGATCGCCAAGCGACTGGTGGAGCTGTTGCAGCCCTTTGGGATGAAGATCTACGCGCTGCGGCGACGAGCTTACAGCGAGCGCGGAGTGCACGTCATCGCGGAAGATCGGCTGACGTCGGTGCTGCCGGAGGTGGACCATCTCGTGAACATCCTGCCGGAGAGCGAAGCGACGTATCATTTTGTGAATACACGACGGCTCGGTCTGCTGAAGCCGACGGCGAGGTTCTACAACATCGGCCGCGGGACTACGGTGGATCAGAACGCGCTCATGGAGGCGCTCAACAGCGGCAAACTCGACGCGGCCTATCTCGATGTGATGGATCCCGAGCCGCTGCCGCCGGAGCACCCCATGTGGCGCACCAAGAACTGCTACATCACGCCGCACACGGGTGGCGGGCGACGCGATCAGGACGACGCCATTGTGGCGCATTTTTTGAAGAACCTGGCGGCGTTTGAGCGGGGGGATTTGGACGCGATCGAGAATCGGATC
This portion of the Actomonas aquatica genome encodes:
- a CDS encoding D-2-hydroxyacid dehydrogenase; the encoded protein is MGLKIWSNTKFNETAEQTLRDELAQRGHELVFSSAANANVLQGGGEDPDLPGADIALGQPDPAQCLGLSSLRWVEVVTAGYTRYDRPEFLEPWRERGAVFSNMSGVFAEPCAQHVLAMMLSLSRQLPASYRDQLDDQRWEYFQRRYDSSLLNGQTVLILSYGTIAKRLVELLQPFGMKIYALRRRAYSERGVHVIAEDRLTSVLPEVDHLVNILPESEATYHFVNTRRLGLLKPTARFYNIGRGTTVDQNALMEALNSGKLDAAYLDVMDPEPLPPEHPMWRTKNCYITPHTGGGRRDQDDAIVAHFLKNLAAFERGDLDAIENRIV